The DNA sequence CATCTATCTTAACTTTGAATTTACTGAATAAAATAAATTCAGTGTCATGTATGAAGAGCAGTTCATCCAGCCAGTCATAGAGAAGCGAAACCCTATCCTCTGATGTGATTTCAACTCTCCTCTCCTCAGCAGCCTCAACCAGTGACGTGTCGGTCATAACCTCGAACATTGCAAGGGCTGCGTTCTCAAAGACCTCCTCGAGGTCATGTCCATAGGCCCAGAATCCAGCATCTGCAGTGACATCAAAGAATTCAAACCCTTTCATGGTCTCCCTCCCGGTGTGCAGCAGGTGATATTGATCATAAACTTAAGATGCACATACACTGAGTTATTGAGGGGGGTTCTCTATCCGGTATGTGCTTTACTCTTTACTTCTCAGGCGCTCTCTATCTCTTTTCTTAAATAATCTCCACATGAACATGGTAGTGGAGTGGATTATTATGCACAGTCTGAGGAAATCAAACAGTATATGGAGACGTCTCGGGCACCTTGCCGTTGTGGTGGATGTGAGGTCATGTTTAATCATCTCAATGGTTCTCATGGCCCTCCTGTGGGGCGTTATCAGCGTCGCAGCGGGAGGAAACTCAAATTATCCTGCGGGTATCTGAATCAGAAGCCAGGGCACCTTCTGAGGTCCTCCCTGCTGAAACGTGGAATCAAAATCCGGGAGTTACCACGAACACCCTTACCGGTGAGCCTTGTGTCAATCAACCTTAAAAATTCCAGTTTCTCAATGATCCTGTTGAAGGATGAGTAGCTTGAACCTGTGCTCTCCCTGAAGAGCTCGTAGAGGGCCCCGGCTGTCATATCCTCGCCGGCGTCTGCAAGTATCCTCAGAAACTCCCTCTCATTTTCGTTCAGGGTTCGCACCGTGTGTATGAGATTCACGGGTCCTGTGCTCTTCAGGGCCCTTTCAAGGTGCTCCTCTCCTATCACCGGCGATGCATCCGCCTCTGCAAGGTTTCCACAGACCCTCAGGAGGTCTATACCGTAGCGGAGATCCCCGGTATCCATTGTATGGTCAGTTATCCTCTCAAGGAGCTCATCGGAAATGACACCCGGGTAGAATCCGACCCTGACACGATCCCTGAGTATGTTGAACACCTCCTCACGGGTGTAGGGAGGGAATACGATCTCCTGGGGTATGAATATGGAGTCAACATTTTTATCAAGGGCGTATCTGAACTCGATGTCTGAGAGAACAGCGAATACCCCGGTCCTCACACCCTCAAATACTTCATGGGCCCTAAGTATATCGTAGAGTACCTTGTTCGCATTTTTACTGTAGAAGAGGTGGTTTATGTCATCAAGGGCAACCACCAGGGCCCTCTTCTCGCTGGCAAGGTGCTGCATTATGGTCTGATATATCCTTGAGAATGGCACTCCGGTTTCAGGGGGCTGGTGCCCGAATATCTTGCTGTAGATCTGTGAAAAGATCCCGAATCTTGTGGTGTGGAGCTGACAGTTTATGTAGCAGCATACAACGCCCTCTGATGTTGATTCAACCATTTCAAATATCTTTTTTATGGCGGTTGTCTTACCTGTTGCACAGGACCCCAGTATAACCGCATT is a window from the Methanothermobacter thermautotrophicus str. Delta H genome containing:
- a CDS encoding archease, which produces MKGFEFFDVTADAGFWAYGHDLEEVFENAALAMFEVMTDTSLVEAAEERRVEITSEDRVSLLYDWLDELLFIHDTEFILFSKFKVKIDEKDDGLHLTGTAMGEEIKEGHERRDEVKAVTFHMMEILDEDGLIKARVILDL
- the cdc6-2 gene encoding ORC1-type DNA replication protein Cdc6-2, with translation MKGDKRRDIRDILLHDETLFRNMNAFDPDYVPENYRYRESQMEALAVCIRPALRNGRPVNAVILGSCATGKTTAIKKIFEMVESTSEGVVCCYINCQLHTTRFGIFSQIYSKIFGHQPPETGVPFSRIYQTIMQHLASEKRALVVALDDINHLFYSKNANKVLYDILRAHEVFEGVRTGVFAVLSDIEFRYALDKNVDSIFIPQEIVFPPYTREEVFNILRDRVRVGFYPGVISDELLERITDHTMDTGDLRYGIDLLRVCGNLAEADASPVIGEEHLERALKSTGPVNLIHTVRTLNENEREFLRILADAGEDMTAGALYELFRESTGSSYSSFNRIIEKLEFLRLIDTRLTGKGVRGNSRILIPRFSREDLRRCPGF